A stretch of Malassezia japonica chromosome 6, complete sequence DNA encodes these proteins:
- a CDS encoding uncharacterized protein (TransMembrane:14 (i204-222o228-249i261-280o286-306i335-357o363-386i444-466o478-502i902-925o945-972i1017-1036o1042-1060i1132-1151o1157-1174i); COG:Q; EggNog:ENOG503NVEH) — protein sequence MSDADIEKQPMADGADKPQRAGNRKFEAKTREHWYQLWRFKNLPPSAPASMDDAKPLPLGNANIFSNWTYSWIEPLLFLGHRRPLEASDLWAMDGPRQAEQLSNRLLERWTARVEKADAHNARLEAGEINPSAFQKFKWRRAAKKEAAEEVGGQATIEERMAAKEACWRSPRLKDVKGELQTAEMKQRHAIAGKVKTSYKKADLFWAMFDIFWPNMTIAYFSKLLADTAYLGCALMMRYIIEAVTVGHLDPSQFNHSIRVGMGYVVGMFAIMVVSNLLSNRFFYESMYIGVFSRAALVSGIFKRALNMQGRDRSSGKLMNHISTDVSRIDFAAQWWLLTFTAPVELIVCLIILLTQGMGASSLVGFGLVFTVMPALMFCMKFMFVLRKKSMEWTDRRARRTQEVISGMRIVKLFSYESNFMKLISKLRKSELVYVFQLNALRSAIVATGVSLPLLAAVLAIVTYYYTHGQQLDAKVVFPAITLFQLLRSPLMFLPMGLNVIADGLNSFQRLRGVFYAEQHDVSVKADESSPYGLKLTNALFEWEDVTEDATLKPTAAQEKKQQKKQKQKQKKMWAFLRRNNKAPKEEKKRRFFSKKANKQEAKPEESKPSAPKQEEKAEPPNTFSMSPLNLEIKRGELCAIVGPVGSGKSSLMLGAIGEMRRVSGDVTWGSERIAYCSQSAWIQNATLRDNIIFGQPFDEARYWDCIKRAELVADLELLQNGDLTEIGERGVTLSGGQKQRLNIARALYYDADIVCLDDPLSAVDAHVGKALFNNAIIPLRQRGKTVLLVTHAIQYLEDCDKVVSMDDGRIDEAGTYTELMAARGNFFNLIKNFGTLKEAGEDEDAEELAADTEDAKKDQSKPDPKALSKPGGKTMEEEERNTGTVDRGVYWAFLKAGQGHWILPLAVFSAVCMQGATTLSTYWLKWWQEWDQNKTHTTGFSLGLYVMLGFAQLIFNFMVGTVLGLMTFYASRKLHDDAMKRVLYAPMAWFDTTPIGRIINRFGKDIDVLDNQLSNLLRQCILTIMSMLGAAAMIIALTYYFAIVVVVVFFLAYIVSLFYRSSAREFKRVDATLRSAMYSHFAESLSGLTTIRAYRESERFLKENYKLVDRQNSAYFLTVVNQRWLGLRLDLLGSLCALIVGVLTVCLKNTNPGNTGVSLSMIVVIAQMLGFLTRQLTELENEMNSVERLVYYAEKLNQEAPQEIAEAKPPAEWPSHGTVDLENVWLKYRPNLPNVLKGVTLHVGAAQKVGIVGRTGAGKSSILSVLLRLNEVTQGLVKIDGIDVSQIGLEDLRRAIAILPQEPLLFSGTLRSNLDPFNTYDDARLWDAMHRAYLTGQSNAPTTKDAIVDPSIPTTARTELQEGAAVDAEVTEGKALTRLSLDSIIDEEGANLSVGQRSLVSLARALVRNSKIILLDEATASVDLETDAKIQQTIRTEFNDRTLLCIAHRLSTIIGYDRIVVMDDGKVAEFDTPLALFDRPESIFRGMCERSGIAREDVIQARAQYPN from the coding sequence ATGTCAGATGCCGATATCGAGAAGCAGCCGAtggccgacggcgccgatAAGCCTCAGCGGGCGGGAAACCGCAAGTTTGAAGCCAAGACGCGCGAGCACTGGTACCAGCTCTGGCGCTTCAAGAACCTCCCTCCGTCTGCGCCAGCCTCGATGGATGACGCGAAGCCACTGCCTCTGGGCAATGCCAACATTTTTAGCAACTGGACCTACAGCTGGATCGAGCCACTCCTGTTCCTCGGCCACCGCCGTCCCCTCGAGGCGTCTGATTTGTGGGCCATGGACGGCCCACGCCAGGCAGAGCAGCTGAGCAACAGGCTGCTTGAGCGCTGGACCGCTCGTGTGGAAAAGGCCGATGCGCACAACGCCCGTCTCGAAGCCGGCGAGATCAATCCTAGCGCCTTTCAAAAGTTCAAGtggcgccgtgcggcgaaGAAGGAGGCGGCTGAGGAGGTCGGCGGTCAGGCGACCATCGAAGAGCGCATGGCGGCCAAGGAGGCGTGCTGGCGCAGCCCTCGTCTCAAGGATGTCAAGGGAGAGCTGCAGACCGCGGAAATGAAGCAAAGACATGCCATCGCTGGCAAGGTCAAGACGTCGTACAAGAAAGCCGACCTCTTCTGGGCCATGTTTGATATTTTCTGGCCCAACATGACTATTGCTTACTTTTCCAAGCTCTTGGCCGACACGGCGTACCTCGGCTGTGCGCTCATGATGCGCTACATTATTGAGGCTGTGACCGTCGGCCACCTTGACCCCAGCCAGTTCAACCACAGCATCCGCGTGGGCATGGGCTATGTGGTCGGCATGTTTGCAATTATGGTCGTCAGCAACCTTCTATCGAATCGCTTTTTCTACGAGTCGATGTACATTGGTGTGTTCAGCCGCGCAGCCCTTGTGTCTGGCATCTTTAAGCGCGCGCTCAACATGCAGGGCCGCGACCGCTCGTCGGGCAAGCTCATGAATCACATCTCGACAGATGTGTCGCGCATCGACTTTGCAGCGCAGTGGTGGCTTTTGACGTTTACCGCCCCTGTTGAGCTCATCGTTTGTCTTATTATTCTTTTGACACAAGGCATGGGTGCCTCGTCTCTGGTAGGCTTTGGTCTTGTCTTTACGGTGATGCCTGCGCTGATGTTCTGCATGAAGTTTATGTTTGTTCTACGCAAGAAGTCGATGGAGTGGAcggaccgccgcgcgcgccgcacgcaagAAGTCATTTCTGGTATGCGCATCGTCAAGCTGTTCTCGTACGAGTCCAACTTTATGAAGCTCATCagcaagctgcgcaagagCGAGCTGGTGTATGTCTTCCAGCTGAATGCGCTGCGTTCGGCGATTGTTGCGACCGGTGTGAGTCTGCcgctccttgcggcggTGCTTGCAATTGTCACGTACTACTACACGCACGGTCAGCAGCTCGATGCCAAAGTCGTCTTCCCTGCCATTACGCTCTTCCAGCTGCTGCGTTCGCCGCTCATGTTCCTGCCGATGGGCCTGAACGTGATTGCTGACGGTCTCAACTCGTtccagcgcctgcgtggTGTGTTTTACGCAGAGCAGCACGACGTGTCGGTCAAGGCCGACGAGTCGTCGCCGTACGGCCTCAAGTTGACCAATGCGCTCTTTGAGTGGGAGGACGTCACCGAAgacgcgacgctcaagCCCACCGCTGCGCAGGAAAAGAAGCAGCAGAAGAAGCAAAAGCAAAAGCAAAAGAAAATGTGGGCcttcctgcgccgcaatAACAAGGCGCCCAAGGAGGAGAAGAAGCGCCGCTTCTTTTCCAAGAAAGCCAATAAGCAGGAAGCCAAGCCTGAGGAGAGCAAGCCGAGTGCCCCGAAACAGGAGGAAAAAGCCGAGCCACCGAACACCTTTTCTATGTCGCCTCTCAACCTCGAGATCAAGCGCGGTGAGCTGTGTGCGATTGTCGGTCCCGTTGGTTCCGGAAAGTCGTCGCTGATGCTCGGTGCGATCGGCGAGATGCGCCGGGTGTCGGGCGATGTGACGTGGGGCTCGGAGCGCATTGCGTACTGCTCACAGTCTGCCTGGATCCAGAATGCGACGCTCCGTGACAACATTATTTTTGGTCAGCCGTTTGATGAGGCCCGGTACTGGGACTGCATCAAGCGAGCTGAGCTTGTCGCGGAcctggagctgctgcagaaCGGTGACCTGACCGAGAttggcgagcgcggtgTGACGCTCTCTGGTGGCCAGAAGCAGCGCCTGAACATTGCGCGTGCGTTGTACTACGACGCCGACATTGTGTGTCTCGACGACCCTTTGTCGGCGGTCGATGCGCATGTCGGCAAAGCACTCTTTAACAATGCCATCATTCCTCTGCGCCAGCGTGGCAAGACGGTTCTTCTTGTGACGCACGCCATCCAGTACCTGGAAGACTGCGACAAGGTGGTCTCGATGGACGATGGCCGCATTGACGAAGCCGGCACCTATACCGAGCTGATGGCAGCCCGCGGCAACTTTTTCAATTTGATCAAGAACTTTGGCACGCTTAAAGAGGCCGGTGAGGACGAAgatgccgaggagctcgctgccgacACGGAGGATGCCAAGAAGGACCAGAGCAAGCCCGATCCCAAGGCGCTGAGCAAGCCCGGCGGCAAGACGAtggaggaagaggagcgcAACACGGGTACGGTCGACCGGGGCGTGTACTGGGCCTTCCTTAAGGCCGGTCAAGGTCACTGGATCCTCCCCCTCGCCGTTTTTTCGGCGGTGTGCATGCAAGGCGCAACTACGCTCTCGACCTACTGGCTGAAGTGGTGGCAAGAATGGGACCAGAACAAGACGCACACGACCGGCTTCAGTCTCGGTCTGTATGTCATGCTGGGCTTTGCGCAGCTGATTTTCAACTTTATGGTCGGCACAGTTCTGGGATTGATGACGTTCTATGCGTCGCGCAAGCTGCACGACGATGCGATGAAGCGTGTTTTGTACGCGCCGATGGCGTGGTTTGACACGACGCCGATCGGCCGCATCATCAACCGTTTCGGCAAGGACATTGATGTGCTGGACAACCAGTTGAGCAACTTGCTGCGCCAGTGCATTCTGACAATCATGTCGATGCTTggtgcggcggcgatgATTATTGCGCTGACGTACTACTTTGCGATTGTCGTGGTGGTCGTCTTTTTCCTGGCGTACATCGTTTCTCTCTTTTACCGCTCGTCTGCGCGCGAGTTTAAGCGTGTGGatgcgacgctgcgcagtgCGATGTACTCGCACTTTGCCGAGTCGCTGTCGGGCCTGACGACCATCCGTGCTTACCGCGAATCGGAGCGTTTCCTCAAGGAGAACTACAAGCTGGTCGACCGTCAGAACAGTGCCTACTTCCTCACGGTCGTGAACCAGCGCTGGCTCGGTCTGCGTCTCGACCTGCTTGGCTCGCTCTGCGCGTTGATTGTCGGTGTACTCACCGTGTGTCTGAAGAACACCAACCCCGGCAACACGGGTGTGTCGCTGTCGATGATTGTCGTCATTGCGCAGATGCTTGGCTTCCTTACCCGCCAGCTTACCGAACTTGAGAACGAGATGAACTCGGTGGAGCGTCTCGTGTACTACGCGGAGAAGCTCAACCAGGAGGCGCCGCAAGAAATTGCCGAAGCGAAGCCGCCGGCCGAATGGCCCTCGCACGGCACGGTTGACCTCGAGAATGTGTGGCTCAAGTACCGTCCAAACCTGCCCAATGTCCTCAAAGGTGTCACGCTCCatgtcggcgccgcgcagaaAGTCGGAATTGTCGGGCGTACCGGCGCCGGCAAGAGTTCGATCCTCTCGGTGCTGCTGCGTCTGAACGAGGTGACGCAAGGCTTGGTCAAGATTGACGGTATCGACGTCTCCCAGAtcggcctcgaggatcTGCGTCGTGCGATCGCCATCCTCCCCCAGGAACCGCTGCTCTTTagcggcacgctgcgctcgaaCCTGGACCCCTTTAATACCTacgacgatgcgcggctGTGGGATGCGATGCACCGCGCCTATCTGACTGGGCAGTCGaacgcgccgacgaccaaGGACGCAATTGTGGATCCCAGCATCCCGACGACTGCTCGTACCGAGCTGCAAGAAGGTGCGGCGGTGGATGCCGAAGTCACCGAGGGCAAAGCGCTGACGCGTCTGTCACTCGACTCGATCATTGACGAGGAAGGTGCGAACCTGTCGGTCGGCCAGCGCTCGCTTGTGTCGTTGGCCCGTGCCCTTGTGCGCAACTCGAAGATTATTctgctggacgaggccaCTGCGTCGGTCGATCTCGAGACGGATGCCAAGATCCAGCAGACGATCCGCACCGAGTTCAAcgaccgcacgctgctgtGTATTGCGCACCGTCTGAGCACGATTATTGGCTACGACCGTATTGTGGTGATGGACGACGGCAAGGTTGCCGAGTTTgacacgccgctcgccctCTTTGACCGCCCCGAGAGCATTTTCCGGGGCATGTGTGAGCGCAGTGGCATTGCTCGCGAGGATGTGATCCAAGCGCGTGCCCAATACCCTAATTAG
- the ADO1 gene encoding adenosine kinase (BUSCO:EOG09263HYJ; COG:G; EggNog:ENOG503NUDP) — MVDTAALKLVALGNPLLDMQVRDGQAVLEKYGLKPNDAVLASEEQLSIYQYLVENYQVAYVAGGAAQNTARCAQYVLPEHSTAYLGAVGNDDLAQQLRAANDREGLQSLYQVVDTTPTGSCAVVITEHNRSLCTNLGAAEKFNKSHLDTPEAKAAIDAAKFFYIGGFFLTHGVESALIVAKHAKETGKPFSFNLSAPFIPQFFKSQVDQVLPYAQLVIGNESEAEAWAQASGLETRDLGEIAQAIANSPSEVNTPRTVLITNGSKATIRAVQGENKPYTHDTPKINPADIVDTNGAGDAFAGGVVAGLILGKSIEQAIDVGHKLGGMCIGQVGPVLKFPKENVV, encoded by the exons ATGGTCGACACCGCTGCTCTGAAGCTCGTTGCGCTTGGTAACCCTCTGCTGGACATGCAGGTCCGCGATGGCCAGGCCGTACTCGAAAAGTACGGCCTGAAGCCCAACGATGCGGTGCTTGCGTCGGAGGAGCAGCTGTCGATCTACCAGTACCTCGTCGAGAACTACCAGGTGGCCTAcgtcgcgggcggcgccgcgcagaacacggcgcgctgcgcgcagTACGTGCTCCCGGAGCACTCGACGGCCTACCTCGGTGCGGTCGGCAacgacgacctcgcgcagcagctccgcGCGGCGAACGACCGCGAGGGTCTCCAGTCGCTCTACCAGGTGGTCGACACGACGCCCACCGGCTCGTGCGCTGTGGTGATCACCGAGCACAACCGCTCGCTGTGCACTAACCTCGGTGCGGCTGAGAAGTTCAACAAGTCGCacctcgacacgcccgaggccaaggccgcgaTCGACGCCGCCAAGTTCTTCTACATCGGCGGCTTCTTCCTCACCCACGGTGTCGAGAGCGCGCTGATTGTCGCGAAGCACGCCAAGGAGACCGGCAAGCCTTTCTCGTTCAACCTCTCGGCGCCGTTCATTCCCCAGTTCTTCAAGTCGCAGGTCGACCAGGTCCTGCCCTACGCCCAGCTGGTCATCGGCAACGAgtccgaggccgaggcgtggGCGCAGGCCTCGGgcctcgagacgcgcgacctGGGTGAGATCGCGCAGGCGATCGCCAACTCGCCGTCGGAGGTGAACACGCCCCGTACCGTGCTTATCACCAACGGCTCCAAGGCGACGATCCGCGCGGTGCAGGGCGAGAACAAGCCGTACACCCACGACACGCCCAAGATCAACCCGGCGGACATTGTCGACACCAAtggcgcgggcgacgcgttCGCGGGCGGTGTCGTTGCCGGCCTCATCCTCGGCAAGTCGATCGAGCAGGCGATCGACGTCGGCCACAAGCTCGGTGGCATGTGCATCGGCCAGGTCGGCCCGGTGCTCAAGTTCC CCAAGGAGAACGTCGTCTAA
- the RPN5 gene encoding proteasome regulatory particle subunit (EggNog:ENOG503NV7Q; COG:O; BUSCO:EOG09262P1W) translates to MSHEKQEADYTAEVDTLLPQLEVQVKSSGLQAALELIAPLEKRARGGGDLLSTSRLLLVSVLMIRTTPSVKETDMKLLCDTIVGYSKKHGQLKQAIARMVQLAMLFLQKPAAADAKVPKSIYAIVDKELFADEKKPEAMDTDDAADESDDKAGMEDGRITVLMQQGRALGDTGLDDKLRLQLIETLREVTEGKVFVEVERARVSRMMSDLLYAQGDVNQAADVLQDLAVETFGSLERREKVEFILEQMRLNMERGDFHRVNLFSRKIHTKFFEDEAQQDLKLLYYDLMIRAGMHDRKHLDVCKYYREVLNTPSVRADTQKSEETLRNVILFLVLAPYDNEQSDLMSRVETMERLDTVPEHRSLLKCFTTPELMRWPGIEALYGDMLKATPIFAGSSEADARWKELHARVVEHNIQVVSKYYTKIRLERLAQLLDLTPAEAEEALADLVVKKTIHARIDRPSKLVDFEARLSDAEVLNHWSSDMGKLLRTVEKVSHLVEKEWAIQRAGLVVKANE, encoded by the coding sequence ATGAGCCACGAGAAGCAGGAGGCGGACTATACGGCGGAGGTGGACACGCTCCTCCcccagctcgaggtgcaggtGAAGAGCAGCGGCCTGCAGGCCGCGCTTGAGCTTattgcgccgctcgagaagcgcgcgcgcggcggtggcgaTTTGctgagcacgtcgcgcctgctgctcgtcAGCGTCCTGATGATCCgcaccacgccgagcgtcaAGGAGACGGATATGAAGCTGTTGTGCGACACGATTGTCGGCTATTCCAAGAAGCACGGGCAGCTGAAGCAGGCGATTGCGCGCAtggtgcagctcgcgatGCTCTTTCTCCAgaagccggcggcggcggacgccAAGGTCCCGAAGTCGATCTATGCGATTGTCGACAAGGAGCTCTTTGCCGACGAGAAGAagcccgaggcgatggACACGGACGATGCCGCGGACGAGTCGGACGACAAGGCGGGCATGGAAGACGGCCGAATCACGGTGCTCATGCAGCAGGGCCGCGCCCTTGGCGATACTGGCTTGGACGAcaagctgcgcctgcagctcATCGAGAccctgcgcgaggtcaCCGAAGGCAAGGTGTttgtcgaggtcgagcgcgcgcgcgtctcgcgcatGATGTCAGACCTGTTGTACGCCCAGGGCGACGTGAACCAGGCGGCGGATGTCCTGCAGGACCTCGCCGTGGAGACCTTTggctcgctcgagcgccgcgaaaAGGTCGAGTTCATTCTCGAGCAGATGCGCCTGAAcatggagcgcggcgacttTCACCGCGTCAACCTCTTTTCGCGCAAGATTCATACCAAGTTCTTTGAGGACGAAGCGCAGCAGGACCTCAAGTTGCTGTACTATGACCTGATGATCCGTGCGGGGATGCACGACCgcaagcacctcgacgtGTGCAAGTACTACCGCGAAGTCCTCAACACGccctcggtgcgcgcggaCACCCAAAAGAGCGAAGAGACGCTCCGCAACGTGATCCTCTTCCTCGTTCTCGCGCCGTACGACAACGAGCAGAGCGACCTGATGAGCCGCGTCGAGACgatggagcgcctcgacactGTGCCGGAGCACCGCAGCCTGCTCAAGTGCTTCACTACGCCAGAACTCATGCGGTGGCCGggcatcgaggcgctctaCGGCGATATGCTCAAGGCGACGCCCATCTTTGCGGGCTCCAGCGAGGCGGACGCACGCTGGAAGGAGCTccacgcgcgcgtcgtcgagcacaaCATCCAGGTCGTGTCCAAGTACTACACCAAgatccgcctcgagcgcctcgcacagctcctcgacctcaCCCCGGCCGAGGCAGAAGAGGCACTCGCGGACCTCGTGGTGAAAAAGACCATCcacgcgcgcatcgaccgCCCGTCGAAGCTCGTCGACTTTGAGGCGCGCCTTTCCGACGCGGAAGTGCTCAACCACTGGAGCAGCGATATGGgcaagctcctgcgcaccgTCGAAAAGGTCtcgcacctcgtcgagaaGGAGTGGGCGATCCAGCGCGCGGGGCTCGTAGTGAAAGCGAATGAGTAG
- the SEC5 gene encoding Exocyst complex component S5 (EggNog:ENOG503NU6Y; COG:U): protein MSLRVSEEELLKAYQLSTLHPQQWEQTASGAAYGGVDVPGTEEWSDPLGLRAALPASRVTDAQQRQQVWIGSKSFDAKTFLNTMHPNASFADLSRGAQALKGSIGQRSEALKVLVDENFDRFVSVKATTDGVYREMANATGGPLAPGADHGVGPLHASLQGAGAKADQVFRPVLENYVKAMKLRNTLGVFQRSHFFFNLPGSLNESVRAGHYEAALRDYKKGKYLLESRPGQLLPVQDAASGSTPSDAQLAQQRRIFAKVWDAVEDTMYDMQTRLLAHLREPQHSVEEQEKCIEVLLELDPATDPVAVFLESQHQHIQSLLRSAFEREQGAIQAARFTAQGVRHTTMDQAKDLSRCLMLVRTVYGTKPSFSQALNAPVWEAIDEMVAKLCRTVLQTVPTFWRVARDHADGRFGKEKGASFSDSSIHKQSKTWAAESMQQFSARLYTFFELEPFAARAKQPLFTALPAWVPDPSCSLSTTHYMSSILGTLTEALAEFKTLAIPGVAQQLEALVLDLRFQFTEVLCFLWLRDAQLCYHMENWMPNTQQPAITSYLFSLSVFNRWNAREGFYIADGRSKLQHPGTAKENEAHAAFSDRLKKTFVHALYAFLDGIVTAAQAPSEGAALEPRAADAPLAMALDRDTRILLSVSNLSHLRSHIIGAWVTQFEEAYHVSLAEEQQQLVNVCAQLDRDLLHDFVRRKGESISAVIHKGILEDGVDWANQPKPTSVNAFIYQALLLLVEVHAQIRATVPPLVSRVISALVEIMADATLNAYSRVPAFNKGGMLQATLEIEFVHQTMSFHVSPTAEKSLKRVYETISQRYSSTLGGREEQSELLQKELEGVKHTLIASRKATALEFLCFRRPKSDEKSKSKKK from the exons ATGTCCCTCCGCGTGAGTGAGGAGGAACTGCTCAAGGCGTACCAGCTGAGTACGCTACACCCCCAGCAGTGGGAGCAGACCGCGTCGGGTGCGGCGTACGGCGGGGTCGATGTGCCGGGCACCGAAGAGTGGTCCGACccgctcggcctgcgtgcggcgctcccggcgtcgcgcgtgaccgacgcgcagcagcgccagcagGTGTGGATCGGCAGCAAGTCGTTCGATGCCAAGACGTTTCTGAACACAATGCACCCGAATGCGTCGTTTGCCGACCTCTCGCGGGGTGCACAGGCGCTCAAGGGGAGCATCGGGCAGCGCTCGGAAGCGCTCAAGGTGTTGGTCGACGAAAACTTTGACCGCTTTGTGAGCGTCAAGGCGACGACCGACGGCGTGTACCGCGAGATGGCCAACGCGACCGGcgggccgctcgcgccgggcgccgacCACGGCGTGGGGCCGCTgcacgcgtcgctccagggcgcaggcgccaaggccgacCAGGTCTTTCGCCCAGTGCTCGAGAACTACGTCAAGGCGATGAAGCTGCGCaacacgctcggcgtgttCCAGCGCTCGCACTTCTTCTTCAATCTCCCGGGCTCGCTCAACGAGAGCGTGCGTGCAGGGCACTacgaggccgcgctgcgcgactaCAAAAAGGGCAAATACCTGCTCGAAAGCCGCCCGGGGCAGCTGCTCCCGGTGCaggacgcggcgtcggggagcacgccgagcgacgcacagctcgcgcagcagcgccgcatctTTGCCAAGGTGTGGGATGCAGTGGAAGATACCATGTACGATATGCAGAcgcgcctcctcgcgcacctccgTGAGCCGCAGCAcagcgtcgaggagcaggagaAATGCATcgaggtgctgctcgagctcgatcCGGCGACCGACCCGGTCGCCGTGTTCCTCGAGTCGCAGCACCAGCACATTCAGAGCCTGCTGCGCTCCGCAttcgagcgcgagcagggcGCGATCCAGGCGGCACGCTTCACCGCCCAGGGCGTGCGCCACACGACTATGGACCAGGCCAAGGACCTGAGCCGCTGCCTGATGCTGGTGCGCACCGTGTACGGCACGAAGCCGTCCTTCTCCCAGGCGCTCAATGCGCCGGTCTGGGAGGCGATCGACGAAATGGTCGCCAAGCTCTGCCGCACGGTCCTGCAGACCGTGCCGACCTTttggcgcgtggcgcgcgaccACGCCGACGGGCGCTTTGGCAAGGAGAAAGGCGCGTCGTTCTCCGACTCGTCGATCCACAAGCAGTCCAAGACGTGGGCGGCAGAAAGCATGCAGCAGTTCTCTGCGCGCCTCTATACCTTTTTCGAGCTCGAGCCGTTTGCGGCACGCGCCAAGCAGCCGCTGTTTACCGCGCTGCCGGCGTGGGTCCCGGatccgagctgctcgctgAGCACGACGCACTACATGAGCAGcatcctcggcacgctcaccgaggcgcttgccgagttcaagacgctcgcgatTCCGGGCGTCGcacagcagctcgaggcgctcgtgctcgacctgcGCTTCCAGTTCACCGAGGTACTGTGCTTTTTGtggctgcgcgacgcgcagctctGCTACCACATGGAAAACTGGATGCCGAATACGCAGCAGCCGGCGATCACTTCGTACCTCTTTTCGCTCAGCGTATTCAATCGCTGGAACGCGCGCGAGGGGTTCTACATTGCCGACGGCCGCTCCAAGCTGCAACACCCGGGCACCGCCAAGGAGAACGAGGCGCATGCCGCGTTCAGCGATCGCCTGAAAAAGACGTTTGTCCACGCGCTGTACGCATTCCTCGACGGGATCGTTACCGCGGCccaggcgccgagcgagggcgcggcgctcgagccgcgcgcggccgacgcgccgctcgccatGGCACTCGATCGC GACACGCGCATTCTCCTCAGCGTCTCGAACCTGTCCCACCTGCGCTCGCACATCATCGGCGCGTGGGTCACGCAGTTCGAAGAGGCCTATCACGTCTCGCTCGCAGAAGAACAGCAG CAACTGGTCAATGTCTGCGCAcagctcgaccgcgaccTTCTGCACGACTTTGTGCGCCGCAAAGGCGAGTCCATCAGCGCCGTGATCCACAAAGGTATCCTCGAGGACGGCGTCGACTGGGCGAACCAGCCAAAGCCGACGTCGGTCAACGCGTTTATCTACCAGGCGCTCTTGCTCCTGGTCGAGGTCCACGCGCAAATCCGCGCGACCGTTCCGCCGCTCGTCTCGCGTGTCATCTCTGCGCTGGTCGAGATCATGGCCGATGCGACGCTCAATGCGTACAGCCGCGTGCCCGCGTTTAACAAGGGCGGCATGCTCCAGGCGACCCTCGAGATCGAGTTTGTGCACCAGACCATGTCCTTCCACGTGTCGCCTACGGCGGAGAAGTCGCTGAAGCGCGTCTACGAGACCATCAGCCAGCGCTACTCGagcacgctcggcggtCGCGAGGAGCAAAGCGAGCTTTTGCAaaaggagctcgagggcgTAAAGCACACGCTCATTGCGAGCCGCAAAGCGACTGCGCTCGAGTTCCTGTGCTTCCGCCGGCCCAAGTCGGACGAGAAGAGCAAGTCGAAGAAAAAGTAG
- the SHY1 gene encoding surf-like protein (TransMembrane:2 (o66-86i328-348o); BUSCO:EOG09263V60; EggNog:ENOG503NU6X; COG:C): MATRSVVRPQLGAVLRTAWRTPLGLPRTLATQSDKPNLPVTVTESEDDGQEPLVYNRPQRPRRKPWYTSPVMYVLMIVPIFTFWLGNWQLRRLQWKLNLIDELDEKLRTEPLRLPRNVNLEVLEDFAFRLVQIRGRFDTSRVLFLGPRTREGQRGYQLVMPFKREGGGADILVNVGFVANEFVEGTGMDKRLKDPLPYSGDTTIVTLLPRIYPPSRFALPNEPQNNLWMQINPAQMAAWLNEQAGIEQAGSAEQKANRSLSPSNWLPFRTEKALSPHEAFQQKAEPVIPLYLEQVFDGTYNEAGALMRKGTPVGRPARIELRNQHMEYAVTWFSLSAVTSVMFIYMAVKGRAP; encoded by the coding sequence ATGGCGACGCGGAGTGTCGTGCGGCCGCAATTGGGTGCAgtgctgcgcacggcaTGGCGTACGCCGCTTGGtttgccgcgcacgcttgCCACGCAGAGCGACAAGCCCAACCTTCCAGTCACCGTGACCGAGTCCGAGGACGACGGCCAGGAGCCGCTCGTGTACAaccggccgcagcgcccgcGGCGGAAGCCATGGTACACGTCTCCAGTGATGTACGTCTTGATGATCGTGCCCATCTTTACGTTCTGGCTCGGGAATTggcagctgcggcgcctgcagTGGAAGCTCAATCTGATAGACGAGCTGGACGAGaagctgcgcaccgagccgttgcgcctgccgcgcaaCGTGAATCTGGAAGTGCTCGAAGACTTTGCGTTCCGCCTCGTACAGATCCGCGGCCGCTtcgacacgtcgcgcgtgctctTCCTtgggccgcgcacgcgcgaagGCCAGCGTGGATACCAGCTCGTGATGCCGTTCAAGCgcgagggcggcggcgccgacatTCTCGTCAATGTCGGCTTTGTCGCGAATGAGTTTGTCGAAGGCACCGGCATGGACAAGCGCCTCAAAGACCCCCTGCCCTACAGCGGCGACACGACGATCGTGACGCTCCTGCCGCGCATATACCCCCCGTcgcgctttgcgctgcCGAACGAGCCGCAGAACAACCTGTGGATGCAGATCAACCCCGCGCAGATGGCCGCATGGCTCAACGAGCAGGCGGGCATCGAGCAGgcgggcagcgccgagcagaAAGCGAACCGCTCACTGTCGCCATCCAACTGGCTGCCGTTCCGCACGGAAAAAGCGCTCTCGCCTCACGAGGCGTTCCAGCAAAAGGCGGAGCCGGTCATCCCGCTttacctcgagcaggtctTTGACGGAACGTACAACGAGGCGGGCGCGCTCATGCGCAAAGGCACGCCGGTCGGCCGCCCGGCccgcatcgagctgcgGAACCAGCACATGGAGTACGCCGTGACGTGGTTCTCGCTATCGGCCGTCACCTCGGTGATGTTTATCTACATGGCCGTCAAGGGCCGCGCACCGTAG